A genomic window from Scatophagus argus isolate fScaArg1 chromosome 17, fScaArg1.pri, whole genome shotgun sequence includes:
- the hoxa5a gene encoding homeobox protein Hox-A5a codes for MSSYFVNSFCGRYPNGADFQLHNYGDHSTANEQYRDSTAMHSSRYGYGYNGMDLTVGRAGAGHFVGNERTRGYSPSHSAATTPSVEPVRYTQSASSTGTSSLSPPPEPLPCSSVASSSPVSDTQSQHRAVKNSIATPCSTPCSSSNGGTLLLSRDCVSKASPLEEEKPAGSAPTTPQNVTDSAQPQIYPWMRKLHISHDLSGPEGKRARTAYTRYQTLELEKEFHFNRYLTRRRRIEIAHALCLSERQIKIWFQNRRMKWKKDNKLKSMNMAAAGGGGYRP; via the exons ATGAGCTCCTATTTTGTGAACTCATTCTGCGGACGCTATCCCAATGGCGCGGACTTCCAGTTACATAATTATGGAGACCATAGTACGGCAAACGAGCAATACAGAGACTCAACAGCCATGCACTCCAGCAGGTACGGCTATGGCTACAACGGGATGGACCTAACAGTCGGACGGGCCGGTGCCGGACACTTTGTGGGCAACGAGCGGACGAGGGGCTACTCCCCGAGTCACTCAGCGGCGACAACACCCTCCGTGGAGCCTGTCAGGTACACCCAGTCCGCCAGCAGCACCGGGACATCGTCTCTATCGCCACCACCTGAGCCACTACCGTGCTCCTCTGTCGCCAGCTCGTCTCCGGTGAGCGACACTCAGTCTCAACACCGAGCCGTGAAAAACTCTATAGCCACCCCGTGCTCAACCCCGTGCTCGAGCTCGAACGGAGGCACGCTGCTGCTCAGCCGGGACTGTGTGTCCAAAGCTTCCCCCCTGGAGGAAGAGAAGCCTGCGGGAAGCGCACCGACAACTCCTCAAAATGTTACCGACTCAGCACAGCCTCAGATATACCCGTGGATGAGAAAACTACATATAAGTCATG ACTTGTCAGGACCAGAGGGCAAGAGAGCCAGGACTGCGTACACCCGGTACCAGAccctggagctggagaaggagttCCACTTCAACCGCTACCTGACCCGCAGGCGGAGGATCGAGATAGCCCATGCCCTCTGCCTCTCAGAGAGACAGATCAAAATCTGGTTTCAGAACCGCAGGATGAAGTGGAAGAAAGACAACAAGTTGAAGAGCATGAACATGGCGGCTGCAGGCGGGGGAGGCTACAGGCCTTGA